A stretch of Pogona vitticeps strain Pit_001003342236 chromosome 5, PviZW2.1, whole genome shotgun sequence DNA encodes these proteins:
- the STRA8 gene encoding stimulated by retinoic acid gene 8 protein homolog isoform X1 codes for METSGDCNTPYVRVTSRNRKPLQNPKPQAGKKRLSQARHRATLAGLFSNLQEVVYSQQDSSASKCQVLYKTKNYILELEQTLENLLKMKDVLNLEDGSPSSLEEVKEEYVKMYFSNCSIAPPSNAMIQSDTTVCSVIQEHEKNSIEEDVNLKITQSPTISSPDLMEFERYLYFYKETVDLLVDKGVVSPEEVMLPVVSMAVSHLWQGLPEERRDSALQYCCSQRNNFLSEFRRASQELAWTSEGSVRDSVTNSQEASGSVLSTSEEILFEDAFDVATSFLDRNETQEMSSQSSAFTGCVSESQEDNHQLYLQITNFLKSLFFGSMQPPQEEVFQLDYETVMLRCTETFDDEDL; via the exons ATGGAGACGTCTGGAGACTGCAACACCCCATATGTTAGAGTGACTTCAAGGAACCGTAAACCACTGCAGAATCCCAAGCCACAAGCGGGGAAAAAACGCTTGTCTCAGGCACGCCACAGAGCTACTCTGGCTGGACTCTTCAGCAACCTACAAGAAGTTGTATATTCTCAGCAAGATAGTTCTGCATCAAAG TGTCAGGTTTTATATAAGACTAAGAATTATATTCTGGAACTGGAACAAACTTTGGAAAACTTGCTGAAGATGAAAG ACGTTTTGAATCTGGAAGATGGCAGTCCCTCAAGCTTGGAGGAAGTAAAAGAGGAATATGTCAAGATGTACTTTAGCAATTGCAG CATAGCACCCCCTTCAAATGCTATGATTCAGAGTGACACCACTGTATGCTCTGTGATTCAAGAGCATGAGAAGAACTCAATAGAAGAGGATGTAAATCTAAAAATTACACAGTCACCGACTATCTCCTCTCCTGATCTTATGGAGTTTGAACG ATACTTGTATTTTTACAAAGAGACGGTAGACCTGCTGGTAGATAAAGGGGTTGTGAGCCCTGAAGAGGTTATGCTGCCTGTGGTCTCCATGGCTGTTTCCCACTTGTGGCAGGGTCTCCCTGAAGAAAGGCGGGACAGCGCCCTGCAGTACTGCTGTAGTCAGAGAAATAATTTCCTCTCTGAGTTCAGGAGAGCATCCCAAGAACTTGCCTGGACTTCTGAGGGCAGTGTGAGAGACAGCGTGACCAATAGTCAGGAAGCCAGCGGTTCAGTATTATCCACATCCGAGGAG ATTCTCTTTGAAGATGCATTTGATGTGGCAACTAGCTTCCTTGACAGAAACGAAACTCAAGAAATGTCCAGTCAAAG CTCAGCTTTCACAGGATGTGTTTCAGAAAGCCAAGAGGATAACCATCAACTCTACCTGCAGATCACCAACTTCTTGAAAAGCCTGTTTTTTGGTAGCATGCAGCCGCCACAG
- the STRA8 gene encoding stimulated by retinoic acid gene 8 protein homolog isoform X2, whose product METSGDCNTPYVRVTSRNRKPLQNPKPQAGKKRLSQARHRATLAGLFSNLQEVVYSQQDSSASKCQVLYKTKNYILELEQTLENLLKMKDVLNLEDGSPSSLEEVKEEYVKMYFSNCSIAPPSNAMIQSDTTVCSVIQEHEKNSIEEDVNLKITQSPTISSPDLMEFERYLYFYKETVDLLVDKGVVSPEEVMLPVVSMAVSHLWQGLPEERRDSALQYCCSQRNNFLSEFRRASQELAWTSEGSVRDSVTNSQEASGSVLSTSEEILFEDAFDVATSFLDRNETQEMSSQSSAFTGCVSESQEDNHQLYLQITNFLKSLFFGSMQPPQHHQQRGEEILHQFLLHASCLK is encoded by the exons ATGGAGACGTCTGGAGACTGCAACACCCCATATGTTAGAGTGACTTCAAGGAACCGTAAACCACTGCAGAATCCCAAGCCACAAGCGGGGAAAAAACGCTTGTCTCAGGCACGCCACAGAGCTACTCTGGCTGGACTCTTCAGCAACCTACAAGAAGTTGTATATTCTCAGCAAGATAGTTCTGCATCAAAG TGTCAGGTTTTATATAAGACTAAGAATTATATTCTGGAACTGGAACAAACTTTGGAAAACTTGCTGAAGATGAAAG ACGTTTTGAATCTGGAAGATGGCAGTCCCTCAAGCTTGGAGGAAGTAAAAGAGGAATATGTCAAGATGTACTTTAGCAATTGCAG CATAGCACCCCCTTCAAATGCTATGATTCAGAGTGACACCACTGTATGCTCTGTGATTCAAGAGCATGAGAAGAACTCAATAGAAGAGGATGTAAATCTAAAAATTACACAGTCACCGACTATCTCCTCTCCTGATCTTATGGAGTTTGAACG ATACTTGTATTTTTACAAAGAGACGGTAGACCTGCTGGTAGATAAAGGGGTTGTGAGCCCTGAAGAGGTTATGCTGCCTGTGGTCTCCATGGCTGTTTCCCACTTGTGGCAGGGTCTCCCTGAAGAAAGGCGGGACAGCGCCCTGCAGTACTGCTGTAGTCAGAGAAATAATTTCCTCTCTGAGTTCAGGAGAGCATCCCAAGAACTTGCCTGGACTTCTGAGGGCAGTGTGAGAGACAGCGTGACCAATAGTCAGGAAGCCAGCGGTTCAGTATTATCCACATCCGAGGAG ATTCTCTTTGAAGATGCATTTGATGTGGCAACTAGCTTCCTTGACAGAAACGAAACTCAAGAAATGTCCAGTCAAAG CTCAGCTTTCACAGGATGTGTTTCAGAAAGCCAAGAGGATAACCATCAACTCTACCTGCAGATCACCAACTTCTTGAAAAGCCTGTTTTTTGGTAGCATGCAGCCGCCACAG